CAACCGTCAGTCTAAGCAACTCTAAGCTATAGACTCTAACAACTCTATAGCAAGGCAAATAAGTTTGAAATCTTTagttccctctccctctccctctctactctcctctccctctccattctcctctctcctctcctctcctctcctctcctctcctctcctctcctctcctctcctctcctctcctctccctctccgTTCTCCTCTCcgttctcctctcccctcctacCTTGACGGGATGGAGGTACCCATCCCCTCGGAGGGTGCCCAAGCCCTCTCCCGGTGACTCTTCCTCATCCTGAAGGCTTCGGGTGAGGTGGGCGATGTAGGTGGTGGCCAGGAGGAGCACATCCAGCTTGGAGAGCTTGGTGTCGGGTGGCACGGAGGGGAGAGTCTTCTGGAGCTGGAGGAACGCGTGGCGCAGGGTCTGAACCCGGCTGCGCTCCCGAGCAGCGTTGGCAGCCGCGGGTCTGCCCGGGGATGCCCCAGCCCGGGGCACAGAGGatgagggcaggcagggattgctgccagcagcaggaggcagcaagGAATCAGGCTCCGTGCCCGAGGTCTCCTCGCTGCTCTCAGCCAAGTGTCCACAGTCCATCGGTGACTTCCCCGGCAAGGAGGGTCCTGCAAGCAACAAGAGCATCCCTGAAGCCAGCCGCATCGCTGTGATGCTTTCTAAaaacaaagataataaaaaaaatgccaagcCTGCCCgtcccaggatgctgctgtgtgagctgcttttctgctccctgccttTAAATTTAATATCACATATGCAAACAGAACTTAAACTCTTAgcaaaaattgatttttttgtgggctgtcttttgtgttttgtttgcctGGTTGTTcggtttttgcttgtttgtttgtttctagattgattgtttgtttgttttatggtATTACACAGAGCACCGTCTTCCAATCACTTGTAGCCCAAAGATCACCCTGTTCTGAGAAAGTCGAGCAACACTGTAACAGTGGTTTCCCTTTACAACCAACCAAGAAATTAGGctaaatgcaattaaaaaaaaccccaaacacattATTTCTATAATTTGGGATGTGGGACTGTaagtatattttctatttaGCAATGAACTTTCAAGTTGTCAGTGCTCCATGgattacagaaaggaaaatactattttaagaTGCAGCAGCAAATGGAGCCACAGAGCACAGTACCCAAGTTTTGAAGGGCAAAACTTTGTTCCACAATTTTAGAGGATCAGGAAACGACTTCTCCTGTCCTCCCACACTTAATGCTACTCAGGAATTTCTGGGCTTATCATGAagcttctgtgttttcagacaTAAAAGTATCTTGTAAACTGGATTTTGGCTGGttgggaggaggggagggacaAAAGAATCCttttaaaacagcagcaaaaagctCCTTTTTAGGAAAGCTGAAAATCGTGACTGCAAGGTCTTTTCACAACCTTTGGAAAAGACAAGACAGTCAGTCAGCTCTGCCTGTCAGAAAACTCACAGTCCTTTAATTCATTCAGTTCCACAGTACTATACAATTCAACTAATATTCCCCAAAGTGCAGCACGTTGTAGGTAGAATAAAACCTGATCTGGGCGTCCTCAGTCAAGCAACACTTCGAGGTGTCTTCAGATCCCAGATTTTGTGAGGTTTTGGGAGCTGCTTTTGATGTGATGGCCCAGCTAGAAAACATGGGTAAGAACAAGTTATTAAAACTTCTAATTGtttcaaaatactgtaaaaaaagaaaaaaaaaaaaagtataaaaattaaGCACATAAATGACTGAAGATTGGAATTTACAAAATAAGGCCTTGATTTTGGAGAGCATTTCAGCCACATACTGAAGAACTACAGAAGTCCCTGTGTAATTGAGACTGATAATGGCCAAAAAAATAGGACAATTAATCAAGTAAAGGATTTCAAGCAGAGATGTGGAAAAGCTTCTAAATAATCATTTTTGCAATGCTCTAATTTGATGGTATTTAGAAgacattattaatattttgggAGTTACAATTAATTTGCTGTTAACCTGGCTCACAAGATTCTAAGAGGTAATGTTTTATTAAGCAGTAGTATGGTTTAGACTGAAATTATTAGTGAAATACTCTTTGTGCATTATAATTGTAAaccaaagttaaaaaataattactcaTTTTTATTGTTATGTTTATTACCAAGATAGCATAAAACCACAGGAAACTCACAATCCTTTAATTCAGTTAATTCCACAGGAATTAAACCAAAggaaactaaaggaaaaaaaaaatcattattattatttttattgtaatatttataatcaaaatagaataaaattcACATTAAGTCTACATTAACTTGTCTTGAGTGAGGGATGAAACGTGTCCCTTAAATTGGCTGTTTCCttaagcttaaaataaaaagaaaagctcccctatgcttttttcttaatattttcttgtgttAAGGAACAGTCAAGTCTGGATGCATTTAAGTGGGGGgggaaaatacataaaaaatcaTGGAAACTGGCAAAACCCTCTATCATTTCATGATTATCAACAGGATTTCTCATTTGACATCTCTCCaaaatcccactgaaatcagGATGTCTTCCCTGTTTACTGGAGAAATCTGAATTACCCAAGGCTAAAGACAGACCAGGTTACAATAAGTATCTGCTCTTTTATTGAAACACAGGATTAAGGCTGGTTTACacacagttttggttttgctgtatGGGTTTATAATCAGATTTAGCCCCGGAATTCCTTCACATGCCACACAGTATGTAGAAACACACGTACCTGAC
This DNA window, taken from Calypte anna isolate BGI_N300 chromosome 2, bCalAnn1_v1.p, whole genome shotgun sequence, encodes the following:
- the TCF24 gene encoding transcription factor 24, whose product is MDCGHLAESSEETSGTEPDSLLPPAAGSNPCLPSSSVPRAGASPGRPAAANAARERSRVQTLRHAFLQLQKTLPSVPPDTKLSKLDVLLLATTYIAHLTRSLQDEEESPGEGLGTLRGDGYLHPVKKWPMRSRLYIGASGQFLTHSAQADGASQGETSTASQI